In one window of Candidatus Binatus sp. DNA:
- the lpxA gene encoding acyl-ACP--UDP-N-acetylglucosamine O-acyltransferase has product MPDGAASPPPKIHPSAVVGPDVQLSPGVEIGPLCLVDGAIRIGARTRLIGHVTILGITEFGEDNVLHPGAVIGDEPQDLSYRGAPRAVKIGNRNVFREYATVHRGSEHGAITIMGDDNYMMQNSHVAHDCRIGNSTIIAGGALLAGWVELGDRALVSGNCVVHQYTRIGRLAMMRGLSRTSRDVPPFCIMDGTHTLRSINIVGLKRAGISNQAIHALRHAFGVLFGTRQNLKLAIARLLEAGNLAPEVIELIDFIRASKRGVAFGPHHDGSGGDGED; this is encoded by the coding sequence ATGCCTGACGGTGCCGCTTCGCCGCCCCCGAAGATTCATCCGAGCGCCGTGGTCGGCCCCGACGTCCAGCTTTCGCCGGGCGTCGAGATCGGACCGCTCTGCCTCGTCGATGGCGCCATCCGCATCGGCGCGCGCACCCGGCTGATCGGCCACGTCACGATTCTCGGCATCACCGAATTCGGCGAGGACAACGTGCTGCATCCGGGCGCCGTCATCGGCGACGAGCCGCAGGACCTCAGCTACCGCGGCGCGCCGCGCGCGGTGAAGATCGGCAATCGCAACGTGTTCCGCGAATACGCCACGGTGCATCGCGGCAGCGAGCATGGCGCGATCACGATCATGGGCGACGACAACTACATGATGCAGAATTCGCACGTCGCGCACGATTGCCGCATCGGCAACTCGACGATCATCGCGGGCGGCGCGCTGCTCGCCGGATGGGTCGAGCTGGGCGATCGCGCGCTGGTATCCGGCAATTGCGTGGTGCATCAGTACACCCGAATCGGGCGGCTCGCGATGATGCGCGGGCTGTCGCGCACCAGCCGCGACGTGCCGCCGTTCTGCATCATGGATGGCACCCACACGCTCCGCAGTATCAACATCGTCGGACTGAAGCGCGCGGGCATCAGCAATCAGGCGATCCACGCATTGCGCCACGCCTTCGGCGTGCTGTTCGGTACGCGGCAGAACCTGAAGCTCGCGATCGCGCGACTGCTCGAAGCGGGCAATCTCGCGCCCGAAGTGATCGAGCTGATCGATTTTATTCGGGCGTCGAAACGCGGCGTCGCGTTCGGGCCTCATCATGATGGCTCCGGCGGCGATGGCGAAGATTGA
- a CDS encoding HigA family addiction module antitoxin: MSEEFTVNRKNIKRPPTHPGVLFERDILPALGRRTVGEIATLMGVSRQTLHRVMAGDTAISPEMAVRLGKLCGNGPELWLTLQARYDAWHATRRLRRSIDKIPTLT; this comes from the coding sequence ATGAGCGAGGAATTTACAGTCAATCGGAAGAACATCAAGCGCCCGCCGACTCATCCGGGCGTGTTGTTCGAGCGCGACATCCTGCCAGCGCTCGGGCGCCGCACGGTCGGCGAAATTGCGACGCTGATGGGAGTGAGCCGCCAAACGCTTCATCGCGTGATGGCGGGCGATACCGCGATCAGCCCCGAAATGGCGGTTCGGCTCGGCAAGCTATGCGGCAACGGTCCCGAGTTGTGGCTTACTCTGCAAGCGCGATACGACGCGTGGCACGCAACGCGCCGTCTTCGACGATCGATCGACAAGATTCCGACGCTGACCTGA
- a CDS encoding type II toxin-antitoxin system RelE/ParE family toxin: MSIVNLEGECSKVPPALRQRCSDRLEIIDAAAELIQLNLPGYDLHPLHTQPVRHSIHVNGPWCITFEWHAPRAAKIDLEQYH; this comes from the coding sequence ATGTCGATCGTCAACCTCGAAGGAGAGTGCTCAAAGGTGCCACCGGCGCTCCGCCAGCGGTGCAGCGATCGCCTCGAAATCATCGATGCTGCAGCCGAACTGATTCAACTGAATTTGCCGGGCTACGATCTGCATCCTTTGCACACGCAACCGGTGCGACACAGCATCCACGTGAATGGGCCGTGGTGCATCACATTCGAATGGCACGCTCCGAGGGCTGCAAAGATCGATCTTGAGCAATATCACTAA
- a CDS encoding bifunctional 2-polyprenyl-6-hydroxyphenol methylase/3-demethylubiquinol 3-O-methyltransferase UbiG — protein MMRNSDRAWQLFGASEPYGTVAGSSRYDRAELDAERLREFFEAGAHEIADVFRVIAERLDSGFRPRRALDFGCGVGRMLIPLAARCDEVVGVDVADSMLAEAARNCASLDNVKLLSGDDLLSRVEGKFDLIYSSWVLGHMPAAKGEALVARMAERLNAGGVAVLQFPYAWRVARSRKLMNWARNTIPAVNGLINLASRRSFGYPLMQTNFYSISRLLDIMDEHGCTTAFMRSEPDHKSVLSATAFFYRG, from the coding sequence ATGATGCGAAACTCCGATCGAGCATGGCAGCTATTCGGCGCCTCGGAGCCTTACGGCACCGTCGCCGGCTCGAGCCGATACGACCGGGCGGAACTCGACGCGGAGCGCCTGCGAGAATTTTTCGAGGCGGGCGCCCACGAGATCGCGGACGTCTTTCGCGTGATCGCCGAACGGCTGGATTCCGGCTTCCGGCCGCGGCGGGCGCTCGATTTCGGCTGCGGCGTCGGCCGGATGCTGATTCCGCTGGCCGCGCGATGCGACGAAGTCGTCGGCGTCGATGTGGCCGATTCGATGCTCGCCGAGGCGGCCCGCAACTGCGCCTCGCTCGACAACGTGAAACTGCTGAGCGGCGACGACTTGCTCTCGCGCGTCGAGGGCAAGTTCGATCTGATCTATTCATCGTGGGTGCTGGGTCATATGCCGGCCGCGAAGGGCGAGGCGCTGGTCGCGCGGATGGCCGAGCGGCTCAACGCCGGCGGCGTGGCCGTGCTGCAGTTCCCGTACGCATGGCGCGTCGCGAGATCGCGCAAATTGATGAACTGGGCGCGCAACACGATTCCCGCCGTCAACGGCCTGATCAACCTGGCGTCGCGGAGATCGTTCGGTTATCCGCTGATGCAGACCAACTTTTACTCGATAAGCCGCCTGCTCGACATCATGGACGAACACGGCTGCACGACCGCCTTCATGCGCTCCGAGCCCGATCACAAGTCAGTGCTGAGCGCCACCGCCTTCTTCTATCGCGGCTGA
- a CDS encoding DNA gyrase inhibitor YacG, protein MLCVICKKPVDMSKQNRFRPFCSERCQLVDLGTWASGGYEPDDAGSAEDHEHPDDLKKRRTLH, encoded by the coding sequence ATGCTCTGCGTGATTTGCAAGAAGCCAGTGGACATGTCGAAGCAGAATCGATTCAGGCCGTTTTGCTCGGAGCGATGCCAACTCGTCGATCTCGGCACCTGGGCCAGCGGCGGCTATGAGCCCGACGACGCCGGCAGCGCCGAAGATCACGAGCATCCCGACGATTTGAAAAAGCGGCGAACCCTGCATTGA
- the glgB gene encoding 1,4-alpha-glucan branching protein GlgB, translated as MSRALSELHKERDEIDRLLTLIHHDPHSILGAHPRGQSVVVRAFRPSASEVELLVAGEAPRPMHMIDPAGLFEAIVEGHGQVFPYQLRIHYSDGESITIHDPYSFLPTLGEVDLYLWGEQKHERAYDRLGSHVREMGGVKGVSFAVWAPNANGVSVVGDFNRWDGRVHMMRMLGNSGVWELFIPGAGAGFNYKYEIRTRDGGLLLKCDPFAQSMEAPPATASVVYESSYEFRDDRWLAERENREAVKSPMSIYELHLGSWRRVPEDGDRPLTYREIAPMLGDYLTEMGFTHVELMPVMEHPFTGSWGYQVSGYFAPTARYGTPDDLRYLIDELHQRGIGVILDWVPAHFPKDAFSLGRFDGTALFEHQDPRQGHHPDWGTYIFNYGRAEVRSFLTASALYWLGEFHADGLRVDAVASMIYLDYGRRDGEWIPNAYGGRENLDALSFIKKLNQDVYRLNPGIMMIAEESTAWTGVSRPVFIGGLGFGFKWDMGWMHDTLEYFALDPIYRKYHHRDLTFGLLYAWSENFVLPISHDEVVHGKRALLSKMPGDRVQQLANQRALFGYMWARGGKKLIFMGAEFGQWREWNHDASLDWNLLDYPEHRGLQALVRDLNHLYRATPALWEADAEPSGFRWIEADAAADNLIAFMRIAPARGERVICVCNFSPVMRSNLRIGVPRPGRYREILNTDAAAYGGSNIGNLGGVDSAPIPWHEFDDSIMIELPPLSTIWFAAP; from the coding sequence ATGTCACGAGCACTTAGCGAACTGCATAAAGAGCGCGACGAGATCGATCGGCTGCTGACGCTGATTCATCACGACCCGCATTCGATCCTGGGGGCGCATCCGCGCGGACAAAGCGTGGTGGTGCGTGCGTTTCGACCGTCGGCGTCGGAGGTTGAATTGCTCGTCGCGGGCGAGGCGCCGCGCCCGATGCATATGATCGATCCGGCGGGACTGTTCGAGGCGATCGTCGAAGGTCACGGCCAAGTCTTTCCATACCAACTGAGGATTCATTATTCGGACGGCGAATCGATCACGATTCACGATCCATATTCGTTTCTGCCGACGCTCGGCGAAGTCGATCTTTATTTGTGGGGCGAGCAGAAGCACGAGCGCGCCTACGACCGGCTCGGCTCGCACGTTCGCGAAATGGGCGGCGTGAAGGGAGTGTCGTTCGCGGTGTGGGCGCCGAATGCGAATGGCGTTAGCGTGGTCGGCGATTTCAATCGCTGGGACGGCCGCGTGCACATGATGCGGATGCTCGGCAACTCGGGGGTTTGGGAGCTGTTCATTCCCGGCGCCGGCGCGGGTTTCAACTACAAATATGAAATTCGCACGCGCGACGGCGGGCTGCTCCTGAAGTGCGATCCGTTTGCGCAGAGCATGGAAGCGCCGCCCGCGACCGCGTCGGTAGTGTATGAATCGAGCTACGAATTTCGCGACGATCGATGGCTCGCGGAGCGGGAGAATCGCGAAGCCGTCAAGAGTCCGATGTCGATCTACGAGCTGCACCTGGGGTCATGGCGGCGCGTGCCCGAGGACGGCGATCGTCCGCTCACGTATCGCGAGATAGCGCCGATGCTCGGCGATTATCTGACCGAGATGGGATTTACTCACGTCGAGCTGATGCCCGTGATGGAGCATCCGTTCACCGGCTCGTGGGGCTACCAGGTCAGCGGCTATTTTGCGCCGACTGCGCGTTACGGCACGCCCGACGATTTGCGCTATCTGATCGACGAGCTGCATCAACGCGGAATCGGCGTGATTCTCGATTGGGTGCCCGCGCATTTTCCCAAGGACGCGTTCAGCCTCGGGCGCTTCGACGGCACCGCGCTGTTCGAGCATCAGGATCCGCGCCAGGGGCATCATCCCGACTGGGGGACTTACATTTTCAACTACGGGCGGGCCGAGGTGAGAAGTTTTCTTACCGCCAGCGCGCTCTATTGGTTGGGCGAATTTCACGCTGACGGATTGCGCGTCGATGCGGTCGCGTCGATGATCTATCTCGACTACGGTCGGCGCGACGGCGAATGGATTCCCAATGCATACGGCGGCCGCGAAAATCTCGACGCGCTGTCGTTCATCAAGAAACTCAACCAGGACGTGTACCGCCTGAACCCCGGCATCATGATGATCGCGGAGGAATCGACGGCGTGGACCGGCGTGAGCCGTCCGGTGTTCATAGGCGGCCTCGGCTTCGGCTTCAAGTGGGACATGGGCTGGATGCACGATACGCTCGAGTACTTCGCGCTCGATCCGATCTACCGCAAATACCACCATCGCGATCTCACCTTCGGCCTGCTGTACGCGTGGAGCGAAAATTTCGTGCTGCCGATTTCGCATGACGAAGTCGTGCACGGCAAACGGGCGCTGCTCTCGAAGATGCCGGGCGATCGCGTGCAGCAACTCGCCAATCAGCGCGCGCTGTTCGGCTACATGTGGGCGCGGGGCGGCAAGAAGCTGATCTTCATGGGCGCCGAGTTCGGCCAATGGCGCGAATGGAATCACGACGCCAGCCTCGATTGGAACCTGCTCGACTACCCGGAGCATCGCGGGCTGCAGGCGCTGGTGCGCGATCTCAATCACCTGTACCGCGCGACGCCGGCGCTGTGGGAAGCCGATGCCGAGCCGTCCGGTTTTCGATGGATCGAAGCCGACGCCGCCGCCGACAACCTGATCGCCTTCATGCGGATCGCGCCGGCGCGCGGCGAACGCGTGATCTGCGTGTGCAATTTCTCGCCCGTGATGCGCAGCAATCTGCGGATCGGAGTGCCGCGCCCGGGACGCTATCGCGAGATACTCAACACCGACGCGGCCGCGTACGGCGGCTCGAATATTGGCAATCTGGGCGGCGTCGATTCGGCGCCGATTCCGTGGCACGAGTTCGACGACTCGATCATGATCGAATTGCCGCCGCTCAGCACGATTTGGTTCGCCGCCCCCTGA
- a CDS encoding LysR family transcriptional regulator, with protein sequence MPILRELLRTRSVTQAAAALHMSQPAVSEALGRLRAQFEDAILVRVGRGMVATRFAEFWPHIEQALAQLQTVFKLHEFDLKHVERELIVATADTIILAIGSQLAESADPKALHAEINARIESARGPIGPLSRFQMEEMIDPRDTRGWVCEWVENAYRIVSQPGLLVPGALQFRHSPSCTT encoded by the coding sequence TTGCCGATTTTGCGCGAGCTGCTGCGCACCCGAAGCGTGACGCAGGCGGCAGCCGCGTTGCATATGAGCCAGCCGGCGGTGAGCGAGGCACTCGGCCGGCTGCGGGCTCAGTTTGAGGACGCAATCCTGGTGCGAGTCGGACGGGGCATGGTCGCGACCCGATTCGCGGAGTTCTGGCCCCACATCGAGCAGGCGCTCGCTCAGTTGCAAACGGTTTTCAAACTGCACGAGTTCGACCTGAAGCACGTCGAGCGCGAGCTTATCGTCGCGACTGCCGATACGATCATCCTCGCTATCGGTAGCCAGCTTGCCGAGAGTGCCGACCCCAAAGCGCTCCACGCCGAAATCAATGCGCGCATCGAAAGCGCGCGCGGACCCATCGGCCCGCTGAGCAGGTTCCAGATGGAGGAGATGATCGACCCGCGCGACACACGGGGTTGGGTGTGCGAGTGGGTGGAGAACGCCTATCGCATCGTCTCGCAACCCGGTTTGCTCGTGCCGGGAGCGCTGCAATTCCGCCATAGTCCTTCGTGCACTACTTAG
- a CDS encoding DOPA 4,5-dioxygenase family protein, whose protein sequence is MTRAIDPKKIRGYHAHVYYDAKSREVAASLRKKIQHRFTVEMGRWRDEPVGPHPQAMYQVKFQPDEFARIVPWLMLNRAGLTILVHPETGDDYVDHAINALWLGEKLALRLDILKRLPEKST, encoded by the coding sequence ATGACGCGAGCGATCGACCCGAAAAAAATCCGCGGCTACCACGCCCATGTCTATTATGATGCGAAGTCGCGCGAAGTCGCCGCCAGCTTGCGCAAGAAAATCCAGCACAGGTTCACAGTCGAGATGGGCCGATGGCGCGACGAGCCGGTCGGACCGCATCCGCAGGCGATGTACCAAGTCAAATTTCAGCCCGATGAATTTGCGCGAATCGTGCCGTGGCTGATGCTCAATCGCGCGGGCCTCACGATCCTGGTGCATCCCGAGACTGGCGACGACTACGTCGATCACGCGATCAATGCGCTATGGCTGGGAGAAAAGCTGGCGTTGCGCCTCGACATCCTGAAACGCCTGCCGGAGAAATCAACCTGA
- a CDS encoding PHB depolymerase family esterase gives MANEDLTYADRLTALQNKVLEFLRTFESIQEELRPGVLAESQARLVSVVRDTFRRFESSFVPLTPPAATKELHQPLCAAIRELGKAYEIFMSKPGPEWTLAFLHSRAAFCRGLYQLYELRDQLPLVAPHFLTVGAKAPAPGAPGGPSTGFIQRQRNTDRSDYTLYVPEDYLQEKPIPLIVALHGGYGQGYEYVWTWLRAARSRGYAVLAPKSLGDTWDMMVPSSDTRSVVRMISEVVSEYSIDPARVYLTGLSDGGIFTYILGLEQPQLFRGLAPIAGALHLTVDPMLRQGRGKDTPMLVVHGVHDFIFPVAYTRQTCNLLKSIGYNVTYEELPEWGHAYPYSINERLVLPWFESLPAK, from the coding sequence ATGGCGAACGAAGATCTCACCTATGCGGATCGGCTGACGGCTCTCCAGAACAAAGTCCTGGAATTCCTGCGCACTTTCGAATCCATCCAGGAAGAACTGCGGCCCGGCGTGCTGGCCGAGAGCCAGGCGCGACTGGTTAGCGTCGTGCGTGATACCTTTCGCCGCTTCGAGTCGAGCTTTGTTCCACTGACGCCGCCCGCGGCGACGAAGGAACTGCATCAGCCGCTGTGCGCTGCGATCCGCGAACTGGGCAAGGCATACGAAATTTTCATGAGCAAGCCGGGACCCGAATGGACGCTCGCCTTCCTCCACAGTCGCGCTGCATTTTGCCGCGGCCTGTACCAACTCTACGAATTGCGCGACCAGTTGCCGCTCGTCGCCCCGCATTTTTTGACCGTCGGAGCCAAGGCGCCCGCCCCCGGCGCGCCGGGCGGCCCATCGACTGGTTTCATCCAGCGCCAGCGCAACACGGATCGTTCTGATTACACGCTCTACGTTCCGGAAGATTATTTGCAGGAGAAGCCGATTCCGCTGATCGTCGCGTTGCACGGCGGCTATGGTCAGGGCTACGAGTACGTCTGGACGTGGCTGCGGGCGGCGCGCAGTCGCGGTTACGCCGTTCTCGCGCCTAAGTCGTTAGGCGATACCTGGGACATGATGGTGCCGAGTTCCGACACGCGGTCGGTCGTGCGGATGATCAGCGAAGTTGTGAGCGAATATTCGATCGATCCCGCGCGCGTTTACCTGACCGGCCTCTCGGACGGCGGCATCTTCACCTACATTTTAGGGCTCGAACAACCACAACTGTTCCGCGGTCTCGCTCCGATAGCCGGCGCGCTTCATCTGACGGTGGATCCGATGCTGCGCCAGGGACGCGGCAAGGACACCCCGATGCTGGTAGTCCATGGGGTCCACGACTTCATCTTTCCGGTCGCCTATACCCGCCAGACCTGCAACTTGCTCAAAAGTATCGGCTACAACGTGACCTATGAGGAGCTACCTGAGTGGGGACACGCGTATCCTTACTCGATCAATGAGCGGCTAGTGCTGCCGTGGTTCGAGTCGCTACCGGCTAAGTAG
- a CDS encoding sulfotransferase domain-containing protein, producing the protein MLSRAPQSVVRNWIMDSRQWAGYQPRDGDVIIATAPKVGTTWTQQIVSLLVFQSPEPHPLWDLSPWIDARFQMPIEVSLPMIEAQTHRRFLKSHLPLDALPIYDEVKYIHVARDGRDACMSFLNHFNSVLPAMWEQLDAIGIADDAIGMPYFRPPKSAREFFLYWMADDYSKISMMSKAFFHLERSFWQERKRPNLLMVHYNDLKADLSGEMKRIADFIGIETPEDLWPQLVEAATFDSMKRNGGAIMAGLERAFKNGHETFLHSGTNNRWKGVLTEDDLANYEARVKAELSPALNRWLKEGRLSAGDPGSAPD; encoded by the coding sequence ATGCTGAGCCGCGCGCCGCAAAGCGTCGTTCGCAACTGGATCATGGATAGCCGCCAATGGGCCGGCTACCAACCGCGCGACGGCGACGTGATTATCGCGACCGCGCCCAAAGTCGGCACCACCTGGACCCAGCAGATCGTCAGCCTGCTGGTTTTTCAATCGCCCGAGCCGCATCCGTTGTGGGATCTGTCGCCGTGGATCGATGCCAGGTTCCAGATGCCGATCGAGGTGTCGCTGCCGATGATCGAGGCGCAGACGCATCGGCGGTTTCTCAAATCTCATCTGCCGCTCGACGCGCTGCCGATCTACGATGAGGTCAAGTATATCCACGTCGCGCGCGACGGCCGCGACGCGTGCATGTCGTTCCTCAATCACTTCAACAGCGTCCTGCCCGCGATGTGGGAGCAACTCGACGCAATCGGAATCGCCGACGACGCGATCGGGATGCCGTACTTTCGCCCGCCGAAGAGTGCCCGCGAGTTTTTTCTCTACTGGATGGCCGATGACTATTCGAAGATTTCGATGATGTCGAAGGCGTTCTTTCATCTCGAGCGCTCGTTCTGGCAGGAAAGGAAGCGGCCGAATCTGCTGATGGTTCATTACAACGATTTGAAAGCCGACCTGTCGGGCGAGATGAAACGGATCGCGGATTTCATCGGGATCGAGACGCCTGAAGATCTGTGGCCGCAATTGGTCGAGGCGGCGACGTTCGACTCGATGAAGCGCAACGGCGGCGCGATCATGGCGGGCCTCGAGCGCGCATTCAAGAACGGTCACGAGACTTTTCTGCATAGCGGCACCAACAATCGCTGGAAAGGCGTGCTGACTGAAGATGATCTCGCGAACTATGAGGCGAGAGTCAAAGCGGAATTGTCGCCGGCGCTGAATCGATGGCTGAAGGAGGGCAGGCTGTCGGCGGGCGATCCTGGTTCCGCCCCGGATTAA
- the pgsA gene encoding CDP-diacylglycerol--glycerol-3-phosphate 3-phosphatidyltransferase, translating into MFSTPNLVTLFRIAMAPILVWLLLDTGPAASTAAAGVFFVATLSDYFDGYLARSYDAVTTLGKFLDPMADKLIVITALVMLVGMARAPHVPSWMVVVLVSREIMVTGLRAVAAAEGLIVGAEELGKYKMALQSIALHGLLLHYTYFHVDFFAAGMFILWLSMLVSVWSAIDYYVRVFVALRPEPVSSSKRAAG; encoded by the coding sequence ATGTTCTCCACGCCCAACCTGGTGACGCTGTTTCGAATCGCGATGGCGCCGATTCTGGTCTGGCTGCTGCTGGACACCGGGCCGGCCGCGTCGACTGCCGCCGCCGGCGTGTTCTTTGTCGCCACCCTCAGCGATTACTTCGACGGCTACCTCGCGCGCAGCTACGACGCGGTCACGACGCTCGGCAAATTTCTCGATCCGATGGCCGACAAGCTGATCGTCATCACGGCGCTGGTGATGCTGGTCGGGATGGCGCGCGCGCCGCACGTCCCGTCGTGGATGGTGGTGGTGCTGGTCTCGCGCGAAATCATGGTCACGGGGCTGCGCGCGGTCGCGGCGGCCGAGGGGCTCATCGTCGGCGCGGAGGAACTCGGCAAATACAAGATGGCGCTGCAGTCGATCGCGCTGCATGGCTTGCTGCTGCATTACACCTATTTTCACGTCGATTTTTTCGCGGCCGGGATGTTCATCCTGTGGCTCTCGATGCTGGTGAGCGTGTGGTCGGCCATCGATTACTATGTCCGCGTCTTCGTGGCGCTGAGACCGGAGCCGGTTTCGTCGAGCAAGCGCGCCGCGGGTTAA
- the ilvD gene encoding dihydroxy-acid dehydratase, protein MSANPKSQIITQGAQRSPNRAMLRAVGFTDTDFDKPIVGIANSYSTITPCNLGLNVLANRAEAAIKAAGAMPQVFGTITVSDGIAMGTEGMKYSLVSREVIADSIETACTGESMDGVLAIGGCDKNMPGAMIALARMNIPAIFVYGGTIKPGRYGDRDLTIVSAFEAVGEFSAHKIDQAELLEVERRACPGAGSCGGMYTANTMSSAIEAMGMSAPYSSTMAAVDSEKADSAAKSGEMLVAAIRSGLTPRKIMTRNAFENAIAVVMAVGGSTNAVLHLLAIAHAAEVPLKLDDFEAIRQRVPVLCDLKPSGPYVTTQLHQAGGIPQVMKMLLKHGVLHGGEMTITGKTIAENLAEVPDAPRKDQPVIHQWESPVYAKGHLAIMRGNLATEGAVAKITGIKHQDITGPARVFDREEDSLTAILEGKIKAGDVLVIRYEGPRGGPGMREMLSPTSAIIGAGLGDSVGLITDGRFSGGTYGLVVGHVAPEAQVGGLIALVHEGDSITIDAKRQLLQLNVPEDEIARRRALWKAPKPRYTRGVLAKYAAQVSSGSLGAVTD, encoded by the coding sequence ATGAGCGCGAATCCGAAAAGCCAGATCATAACCCAGGGGGCGCAGCGATCGCCGAATCGCGCGATGCTGCGCGCAGTGGGATTCACCGATACCGATTTCGACAAGCCAATCGTCGGCATTGCAAATAGCTACAGCACGATTACCCCGTGCAACCTCGGTTTGAACGTGCTGGCGAATCGCGCGGAGGCGGCAATCAAGGCGGCGGGCGCGATGCCGCAAGTCTTCGGCACCATCACAGTCAGCGACGGAATCGCGATGGGCACCGAAGGCATGAAGTACTCGCTGGTCTCGCGCGAGGTGATCGCCGATTCGATCGAGACCGCGTGCACCGGGGAATCGATGGACGGCGTGCTCGCGATCGGCGGCTGCGACAAAAACATGCCGGGCGCGATGATCGCGCTCGCGCGGATGAATATACCCGCGATCTTCGTTTACGGTGGAACGATCAAGCCGGGCCGCTATGGCGATCGCGACTTGACGATTGTGAGCGCGTTCGAGGCCGTCGGCGAATTCAGTGCGCATAAGATCGACCAGGCCGAACTGCTCGAAGTCGAGCGGCGCGCCTGTCCGGGCGCCGGTTCGTGCGGCGGGATGTACACCGCGAACACGATGTCCTCGGCGATCGAGGCGATGGGCATGAGCGCGCCCTACTCTTCGACCATGGCGGCCGTCGATTCGGAAAAAGCCGACAGTGCCGCGAAATCGGGCGAGATGCTGGTGGCGGCGATTCGGAGCGGACTCACGCCGCGCAAAATCATGACGCGCAACGCCTTCGAAAACGCGATCGCAGTCGTGATGGCGGTCGGCGGCTCGACCAACGCCGTGTTGCATCTGCTCGCGATCGCGCATGCTGCCGAGGTGCCGCTCAAGCTCGACGACTTCGAGGCGATTCGCCAGCGCGTGCCCGTGCTCTGCGATCTCAAACCGTCGGGCCCATACGTGACGACTCAACTGCACCAGGCCGGCGGTATCCCGCAAGTCATGAAGATGCTGCTGAAGCATGGCGTGCTGCACGGCGGCGAGATGACGATCACCGGCAAGACTATCGCCGAGAACCTGGCCGAGGTGCCCGACGCGCCGCGCAAGGATCAGCCGGTCATTCATCAGTGGGAAAGCCCGGTGTACGCCAAGGGGCATCTCGCGATCATGCGCGGCAACCTCGCGACCGAGGGCGCGGTGGCGAAGATCACCGGCATCAAGCATCAGGACATCACGGGACCGGCGCGAGTGTTCGATCGCGAGGAGGACAGCCTGACCGCGATTCTCGAGGGCAAGATCAAGGCCGGCGACGTGCTGGTGATTCGCTACGAAGGACCGCGCGGCGGCCCCGGGATGCGCGAGATGCTGTCGCCGACGTCGGCGATAATCGGCGCCGGGCTGGGCGATTCGGTCGGACTCATCACCGACGGCAGATTCTCCGGCGGCACCTACGGACTCGTCGTGGGGCACGTCGCGCCGGAAGCGCAGGTCGGTGGATTGATCGCGCTGGTGCACGAGGGCGATTCGATCACGATCGACGCGAAGCGGCAATTGCTGCAACTGAATGTGCCGGAGGACGAAATCGCGCGGCGCCGCGCACTGTGGAAGGCGCCCAAGCCGCGCTACACGCGTGGCGTGCTGGCGAAGTACGCGGCGCAGGTATCGTCGGGCAGTCTGGGCGCAGTGACCGACTAG
- a CDS encoding VOC family protein, which produces MIESIFHVNVNCTDFARSMEFYAKLGFKVVRDLEVVGNPELSAGLRIPDGRGRAVLLMLGNNRRATRLDLIEWLHPKTAGTSYPNLWNAGICRIALRTRDLRKDYAALKAQGIEFWTEPSFFNVREGREEGFVCCSDPDGAVIELIQV; this is translated from the coding sequence ATGATCGAAAGCATCTTTCACGTAAACGTCAATTGCACTGATTTTGCGCGCTCGATGGAGTTCTACGCCAAGCTGGGATTCAAGGTTGTTCGCGATCTCGAGGTGGTCGGCAATCCGGAATTGAGCGCAGGACTGCGAATCCCCGACGGCCGCGGCCGCGCCGTGCTCCTGATGCTGGGGAACAACCGGCGCGCAACCAGGCTTGATCTGATCGAGTGGCTGCATCCGAAAACGGCGGGAACTTCGTATCCGAATCTCTGGAATGCCGGCATCTGCAGAATCGCGCTCCGCACGCGCGATCTCCGCAAAGACTATGCAGCGTTGAAGGCTCAAGGAATCGAGTTCTGGACCGAGCCGAGTTTTTTCAACGTCCGCGAAGGCCGCGAGGAGGGCTTCGTCTGCTGTTCCGATCCGGACGGCGCCGTGATCGAGCTAATCCAGGTATGA